One window from the genome of Yarrowia lipolytica chromosome 1B, complete sequence encodes:
- a CDS encoding uncharacterized protein (Compare to YALI0B19030g, similar to CA5047|IPF4504 Candida albicans unknown function), translating to METPTATSITHKPIFTVNLTLPMVEFDPDVHLNVGSPAYQMSMEELGLSGGISKTAVTAPFSLFTEDAVHLMRREILSDHVLDNFSFASSINSYQVRGFSKETPFTTAAWTHPRTIATVSKLAGVDLVPVFEYEIAHTNISTAGDTKPVVGWHNDSYPFVCVLMVSDTNNMVGGETVLQKGSGEMVKVADPKMGHATILQGGYILHMASRPAELDRERITLVTSFRPRDAMTKDDSVLTTVKPISDKKELFKQWMSYRADVLSKRFQKMHEGLESGELSNEETMKLFEEQEQWIAHTLMQMGEVEYKL from the coding sequence ATGGAAACCCCCACTGCAACCTCCATTACCCATAAGCCCATATTTACGGTGAATTTGACGCTTCCAATGGTCGAATTCGACCCGGATGTTCATTTGAATGTTGGTTCTCCAGCATACCAAATGAGCATGGAGGAACTGGGTCTTTCCGGAGGCATCTCCAAAACTGCAGTCACAGCCCCCTTCAGTCTGTTCACCGAGGATGCCGTTCATCTTATGCGTCGTGAGATTCTGTCTGACCACGTTCTGGACAACTTCTCGTTCGCCTCTTCTATCAATTCATACCAAGTGCGGGGCTTCTCCAAAGAAACCCCCTTCACCACGGCTGCTTGGACCCATCCCCGAACCATTGCAACCGTCTCCAAGCTGGCCGGAGTTGATCTCGTGCCTGTTTTTGAGTACGAAATCGCCCACACGAACATTTCCACCGCCGGAGACACCAAGCCCGTTGTTGGCTGGCACAATGACAGCTACCCATTCGTGTGTGTTCTCATGGTAAGCGACACGAACAACATGGTTGGCGGTGAAACCGTGTTACAGAAGGGCTCTGGAGAAATGGTAAAGGTTGCTGATCCTAAGATGGGACATGCTACCATCCTTCAAGGAGGTTACATTCTTCACATGGCTTCCAGACCAGCTGAGCTTGACCGGGAGCGAATCACACTGGTCACCAGCTTCCGTCCACGTGACGCCATGACAAAGGACGACTCTGTGCTGACTACTGTCAAGCCTATCTCCGATAAGAAGGAGCTGTTCAAGCAGTGGATGAGCTACCGAGCAGACGTGCTGAGTAAGCGATTCCAGAAGATGCATGAGGGTCTGGAAAGTGGGGAGCTGAGCAATGAGGAGACCAtgaagctgtttgaggaaCAGGAACAATGGATTGCTCATACCTTAATGCAGATGGGAGAGGTTGAGTACAAGCTGTAG
- a CDS encoding uncharacterized protein (Compare to YALI0B19052g, weakly similar to uniprot|P32525 Saccharomyces cerevisiae YJL201w ECM25 involved in cell wall biogenesis and architecture singleton, similar to Saccharomyces cerevisiae ECM25 (YJL201W); ancestral locus Anc_1.133) produces the protein MEIKEKVFKKAIPTPTKSKDVSSDMANDVPQDPKRVAAKIVYQTDTVDPQTRLPIVVIDSSALPEPSSKSHAILFPHLVSNLPSTPFVLVFFACGAPQRPSWSWATKTYAMIERDVKKRVRKVYVVHESWWVRAVTEMLGGFISTKFKAKIHHVSSLSQLAREIDVTAINIPPRVLLHNRKVEDEITVPRHVEPVFGRLFDPRNPPRIWNVMLEYLTQMAPYVEGVFRVSPRSDLLEIVRCNCDRGQMFELADYGPHVAASLLKRFLRDCPEPALPADRIPLPIKDDAEYTEDTIRQLPVTSLFIFLYVVPLLQSIVRNTQVTRHSEHSISVCFAPALLGITASRDSTAVGIRLLKNVIEHWAVLAPKLENELYTRINVTDVNRIQQLAPNAGGLGAAPAYPPYDGAYDMSKRQVSAPLTFLNNSKSSPSLRQRNVSDAAPVPPFPISVSVESLVDIADDDAQISPVKSRGRQMNNNGLLSSVELMPPPPVPKKPVQLQSRSRHNSVSELAAELEPPSTPKTPTKFVLQPSTKINADIDPSTFKIPPSPPPPRKFGPRSRSVASTKRGKMVEELSKMFEERCETANMMLEFERHRQIRQEAADRLNRGSPEP, from the coding sequence ATGGAGATTAAAGAGAAAGtcttcaagaaggccatcCCCACGCCGACAAAGTCCAAGGACGTGTCGAGTGACATGGCCAACGACGTGCCACAAGATCCCAAGCGCGTGGCTGCCAAAATCGTCTACCAAACCGATACTGTGGACCCTCAGACCCGACTTCCCATCGTTGTTATCGACTCCAGCGCTCTTCCGGAACCCTCGAGCAAGTCGCACGCCATTCTGTTCCCGCATCTCGTCAGCAACCTGCCCAGTACGCCGTTTGTGCTCGTTTTCTTTGCATGTGGCGCTCCCCAGCGGCCCTCGTGGTCCTGGGCCACAAAAACATACGCCATGATCGAACGAGACGTCAAAAAGAGAGTCCGAAAGGTCTACGTAGTGCACGAGTCGTGGTGGGTTCGAGCGGTTACGGAGATGCTAGGCGGCTTCATCTCGACGAAATTCAAGGCCAAAATCCACCACGTTTCGTCGCTGTCGCAACTCGCCCGAGAAATCGACGTCACAGCCATCAACATCCCGCCACGTGTTCTGCTGCACAATCgcaaggtggaggatgaAATCACCGTACCGCGACACGTTGAACCTGTGTTTGGCCGCCTGTTTGACCCCAGAAACCCTCCCAGAATCTGGAACGTCATGCTCGAGTATCTTACACAGATGGCTCCGTATGTGGAGGGCGTGTTTCGAGTGTCCCCAAGATCAgatctgctggagattgTCAGATGCAACTGCGATCGAGGCCAAATGTTTGAACTCGCAGACTATGGACCTCACGTGGCTGCTTCCTTGCTAAAACGGTTCCTTAGAGACTGCCCCGAACCAGCTCTTCCAGCAGACAGAATCCCACTGCCCATCAAGGATGACGCAGAGTACACAGAGGATACGATCCGACAGCTGCCCGTCACCTCGCTGTTCATCTTCCTCTACGTGGTGCCTCTTCTCCAAAGCATTGTGAGAAACACACAGGTGACGCGGCACTCGGAACACTCGATATCCGTGTGCTTTGCACCTGCACTGCTGGGAATCACAGCGTCGCGTGACTCGACGGCAGTGGGTATCCGTCTGCTCAAAAATGTCATTGAGCACTGGGCTGTTCTGGCCCCCAAGCTTGAGAACGAGCTGTACACCCGAATTAACGTCACTGACGTGAATAGAATTCAGCAGCTGGCTCCCAACGCCGGAGGCCTGGGTGCTGCTCCAGCATACCCTCCATACGACGGCGCGTACGACATGTCGAAGAGACAAGTATCCGCTCCTCTCAccttcctcaacaacagcaaaTCTTCTCCTTCGCTGAGACAGAGAAACGTGTCCGACGCTGCGCCGGTACCTCCTTTCCCCatttctgtgtctgttgagTCGCTCGTAGATATCGCAGACGACGACGCGCAGATTTCACCTGtcaagtcacgtggacgGCAGATGAACAACAATGGGCTGCTCTCGTCAGTGGAGCTCATGCCCCCGCCTCCCGTGCCCAAAAAACCCGTTCAATTGCAGTCTAGATCGAGACATAACTCCGTGTCTGAGCTGGCAGCTGAACTGGAGCCTCCCAGCACACCCAAAACTCCCACCAAGTTTGTGCTGCAGCCCTCCACCAAGATTAACGCAGATATCGACCCATCCACGTTCAAGattcctccttctcccccTCCACCTCGAAAGTTTGGACCACGATCGAGGTCCGTGGCATCGACCAAGAGAGGCAAGATGGTCGAGGAGCTCTCTAAGATGTTTGAGGAGCGATGCGAGACCGCCAATATGATGCTGGAGTTTGAGCGGCATCGACAGATTCGCCAGGAGGCCGCAGACAGACTCAACAGAGGTAGTCCGGAGCCGTGA
- a CDS encoding uncharacterized protein (Compare to YALI0B19008g, similar to uniprot|Q9C101 Schizosaccharomyces pombe Putative membrane transporter), which produces MAEKNDFLVEAGLNGSSDVKHEDSHSLSSTDVDSTSMDMIADDKVLYEQMRIINNTIDEIGLTAYHWKLFCLNGMGYATDSTLTFIQSLTLAPTQKEFDFEFPGPTMALYGGMLLGAIIWGFSADIIGRKFAFNSSLILSAVFAMIAAGMPNLAGYCVLVAMSAAAAGGNLVLDTTVFLEFLPSSQQWLLTLLAAWWGVGQLIAVLVIWPFMANYQCESKDYCPKHINMGWRYSWITLGGMVLILGILRITVIRLIETPKFNLCEGNVEQVVKDLHKIANAGGKTISLTVEQLEACGKLDPAQLRKNQKWKWVKDLGTNVKLLFANRKLAQSTTILWISWTVLGIAYPLYSSFLPAYLSSRGAQTGGGTIDDTYRAMSISNTFSIFGPVLAAILLFVPKIPLWGRFYIPAPGRRGAMCIGALLTMTFFFAYTTVKTEVQNVAFSSVTSLTIYTYYGTLYAFTPEVMPSRARATGNGIAIAFTRLAGIMSPLIAYYGDTSSSIPIYVCAACYGALGLGCFLYPFEPMVNRAM; this is translated from the coding sequence ATGGCGGAAAAAAACGACTTTCTGGTGGAAGCCGGGCTCAACGGCTCCTCCGACGTCAAACATGAGGACTCCCACTCTCTGTCTTCCACAGATGTGGACAGCACGTCCATGGACATGATTGCCGACGACAAGGTGCTGTACGAACAGATGCGgatcatcaacaacacaaTTGACGAGATTGGGCTGACGGCTTACCATTGGAAGCTCTTCTGTCTGAACGGAATGGGTTATGCCACCGACTCGACTCTCACCTTTATCCAGTCTCTCACTCTGGCTCCTACCCAGAAGGAATTCGACTTTGAGTTCCCCGGTCCTACCATGGCTCTGTACGGTGGTATGCTTCTTGGTGCCATTATCTGGGGCTTTTCGGCCGACATTATCGGTCGAAAGTTCGCCTTCAACTCTTCGTTGATCTTATCGGCCGTTTTTGCCATGATTGCCGCAGGTATGCCCAACCTGGCAGGGTACTGTGTTCTGGTGGCCATgagtgctgctgctgctggaggaaatTTGGTTCTCGACACCACAGTATTTCTGGAGTTTCTGCCCAGCTCTCAACAGTGGCTCCTCACCCTGTTGGCTGCCTGGTGGGGTGTGGGTCAGCTAATTGCGGTGCTTGTGATCTGGCCGTTCATGGCCAACTACCAGTGCGAGAGCAAGGACTACTGCCCCAAGCACATCAACATGGGCTGGCGGTACTCTTGGATCACCCTCGGAGGCATGGTTCTCATTCTGGGAATTCTGCGTATCACCGTCATTCGACTTATTGAGACCCCCAAGTTCAATCTGTGCGAAGGAAACGTCGAGCAGGTGGTCAAGGATCTGCACAAGATTGCCAACGCCGGAGGAAAGACCATTTCCCTGACCGTCGAGCAACTGGAGGCCTGTGGAAAGCTAGATCCCGCCCAGCTGAGAAAAAACCAGAAATGGAAGTGGGTCAAGGACCTGGGAACCAACgtcaagctgctgtttgcCAACCGAAAGCTCGCCCAGAGCACCACTATCTTGTGGATCTCCTGGACGGTTCTTGGTATCGCCTACCCTCTatactcctccttcttgcctGCCTACCTCTCGTCTCGAGGAGCCCaaacaggaggaggaaccATCGATGATACTTACCGAGCCatgtccatctccaacacctTCTCCATTTTCGGGCCCGTGTTGGCTGCCATTCTTCTCTTTGTCCCCAAAATTCCTCTATGGGGTCGATTCTACATTCCTGCTCccggaagaagaggagccATGTGTATCGGAGCCCTGCTGACTATGACCTTCTTTTTCGCCTACACCACCGTCAAAACCGAGGTCCAGAATgtggccttctcctcagtCACCTCCCTCACCATCTACACCTACTACGGAACGCTCTACGCCTTTACCCCGGAGGTCATGCCCTCAAGAGCTAGAGCCACAGGAAACGGAATCGCCATTGCCTTCACCCGACTGGCTGGTATCATGTCTCCTCTCATTGCGTACTATGGAGACACGAGCTCCAGTATTCCCATTTACGTGTGTGCCGCGTGCTACGGCGCCCTGGGTCTGGGATGCTTCCTGTATCCTTTTGAGCCCATGGTCAACCGGGCTATGTAA
- a CDS encoding uncharacterized protein (Compare to YALI0B18986g, similar to uniprot|Q9C101 Schizosaccharomyces pombe Putative membrane transporter), translating into MSDTKYPVEKHSAINQDEELDMDMNMNKSISPSITKEQLHPHQSFMDSNSDTDVDNNSMGMTGNDRVLYEQLRIVNAAIDEIGLTAYHWKLFCLNGMGYATDSLLILLQSLTLKSVQKEFNNDFPASTMALYGGAFLGAVFWGFSADIIGRKFAFNTSLLLSGVFAMITAGMPNLGGYCALIVLTIMGAGGNLILDTTVFLEFLPSSKQWMLTLLAFWWGIGQTVAVLVTWPLIKNYSCPDDAPVCLKKDNMGWRYCWITLGGLVLVLAILRVTVIRLVETPKFNLCEGNIEQVVEDLHKIARDGGKEISLSVEQLEACGRLDEDEAKAPKQRGAWFKQLFEHLHLLYATRKLAISSSLLFLSWTIIGICYPLYTAFLPFFLESRGAELGDGSVDTTYKNLAIANACSVAGPIIAAALLFIPPIPYGKGRKFTVGRRGAMCIGALLSMTFLFAYTAITNNAQNVAFSAVTNVTIFIYFGTLFAFTPEVLPSRCRATGNGIAIACTRIAGIFAPLIAYFGDTSSSVPIYVCAGCFAGLGLICFFYPFEPAETRAM; encoded by the coding sequence ATGAGTGACACAAAGTACCCCGTCGAGAAACACTCAGCCATCAAccaggacgaggagctggacatGGACATGAACATGAACAAGTCCATCTCGCCGTCCATTACCAAGGAGCAATTGCATCCGCACCAGTCGTTCATGGACTCCAACTCAGACACGGATGTCGACAACAACTCGATGGGAATGACCGGCAACGACCGGGTTCTGTACGAGCAGCTGCGAATTGTCAACGCCGCCATTGACGAGATTGGTCTGACGGCCTACCACTGGAAACTGTTCTGTCTCAACGGAATGGGATACGCTACCGACTCGCTGCTGATTCTGCTGCAGTCGCTGACCCTCAAGTCCGTACAGAAGGAGTTCAACAACGACTTCCCCGCCTCCACCATGGCTCTGTACGGCGGCGCGTTTCTGGGCGCGGTTTTCTGGGGCTTTTCCGCAGACATTATCGGCCGAAAGTTTGCCTTCAACAcctctctgctgctgtccgGAGTCTTTGCCATGATCACCGCCGGAATGCCCAACCTCGGCGGCTACTGCGCCCTCATTGTTCTCACTATCAtgggagctggaggcaaCCTGATTCTGGACACTACCGTTTTCCTCGAGTTCCTGCCCTCCTCCAAGCAGTGGATGTTGACTCTGCTCGCCTTCTGGTGGGGTATCGGCCAGACGGTCGCCGTTCTCGTCACGTGGCCCCTCATCAAAAACTATTCGTGTCCCGACGACGCCCCCGTCTGTCTGAAAAAGGACAACATGGGCTGGAGATACTGCTGGATCACCCTGGGTGGCCTGGTTCTGGTGCTCGCCATCCTGCGAGTGACCGTCATTCGACTCGTCGAGACTCCCAAGTTCAATCTGTGCGAAGGAAACATTGAGCAGGTCGTTGAGGACCTCCACAAGATTGCCCGAGACGGCGGCAAGGAAATCTCCCTGTCTgtggagcagctcgaggCCTGTGGAAGACTGGACGAagacgaggccaaggcccCTAAGCAGCGAGGCGCCTGGTTcaagcagctgtttgagcatCTGCACCTTCTGTACGCCACCCGAAAGCTCGCcatctcctcttctctgctcTTCCTTTCCTGGACCATCATCGGAATCTGTTACCCTCTGTACACCGCCTTCCTGCCCTTCTTCCTGGAGTCCCGAGGAGCTGAGCTCGGAGACGGATCGGTAGACACCACCTACAAGAACCTGGCCATTGCCAACGCCTGTTCGGTGGCCGGCCCCATCATCGCCGCCGCCCTGCTCTTCATCCCCCCCATTCCCTACGGAAAGGGCCGAAAGTTCACCGTGggccgacgaggagccATGTGCATTGGCGCTCTGTTGTCCATGACCTTCCTGTTTGCATACAccgccatcaccaacaacgCCCAGAACGTGGCCTTTTCGGCCGTCACCAACGTGACCATCTTCATCTACTTTGGAACCCTCTTCGCCTTCACTCCTGAGGTCCTTCCTTCTCGATGTCGAGCCACCGGTAACGGTATTGCCATTGCTTGCACCCGAATCGCAGGCATCTTTGCGCCTCTGATTGCCTACTTTGGAGACACCTCTTCTTCGGTGCCCATCTATGTTTGTGCTGGTTGTTTTGCCGGTCTTGGACTCATTTGTTTCTTCTACCCCTTTGAGCCTGCCGAGACTCGAGCCATGTAA